A window of Populus trichocarpa isolate Nisqually-1 chromosome 17, P.trichocarpa_v4.1, whole genome shotgun sequence genomic DNA:
GCAGCTCTCCAACAGGAGGTCTCTTAGAGGAAGGAATTAAAGAGGTACTACTCTTTAAGattgatatcttttttgttttagttttgttagtttttattttttaattccttaTTCAAGTCTTGAGCAAGAGCAGTTCAGTTTTTACTTCCAATTACAGGATGCTTATCTACACAAGACCCTGAATTCTTGAAGCTGGTTCAATTGCAATGTATATGTATGTTCTTCAGTACTAATATATTGAGATTTGTGTCCACAGATTTCCATGTTGGAGAAGAGGGTTACAAGAATGAGCTACGCAGATCTTAATGATGCCACCGATAATTTCAGTGAGAACAATGTCATCGGACAGGGAATGATGGGGATGCTGTACAAGGCATCATTGCCTAATGGTTATGTCGTTGCAGTGAAGAAGTTGCATGACTCTCAGTTCCTTGAAGAACAATTTATATCCGAGTTGAAGATACATGGTTCATTGAGACATATCATTAACGTACGTACTTCCACTGTTGGGGTTTTGCGTTGAGTCAAACCAAAGGTTTCTGGTTTACAATTATATGCCAAATGGTAACCTTTATGATTGGCTACATCCCATGGAAGAAGGTCAGGAAAAAGCTATGGAATGGGGTGTGAGGGTTAAAGTCGCCGTCGGATTAGCAAGAGGCTTGGCATGGCTTCATCAGAACTGTCATACCGTCAAAATAATCCATCTTGACATTAGCTCAAAATGCATATTACTTGATCAGAACTTTCAGCCCAAGTTATCAAATTTTGGAGAGGCAATGCTCATGAGTTCGACCTGCGCTTCCTCCGTAAATAGTGAGTTTTGGGAGATGGCATTTGTGAAGGAAGATGTGCATGGATTTGGAGTTGTGCTTCTTGAGATGATTACTGGGGTGGATCCTAGCAACATGACTGGTTCCTCAAACAATGTTCTTAATGAATGGATTGGTCATCTTTTGAGCAGTTCGGATTTTCATGGCGCGATAGACAAGTCTCTGATCGGGCAAGGATTTGACGCTGAGATCGTTCAGCTGCTTAAAGTTGCATGTACCTGTGTTGATCCCATTCCAGATCGAAGACCGATAATGCTTCAAGTGTACGAAGACATAAAAGCAATAAGGGAGAGATGTGACCTAGTAGATGATTCATCGATGCTAACGCAACCTGAAATTTGCCCTGCTACTTCAGAAAAATCTGTGGAGATTGAAATGGCAGAATTCCAATGAAAACAACAGGACAAACAAAAGGCAAGTCTGCATTTTCTAGTTTCTATCATGCTTTGGTGTAATGAACCAATATTGTACACAATATGATAGCTTTTGAGAATAAATCTCCAGAAATTTTACAGTGGTTGATTAACGATTACAAGCAGaagttcaaaatattatatttgagaGTAAATTACAATAGCATGTTAGcaataatatttaatcactAAAATATAACAATAGATAGGGACGAATTTTTAACGTTAAATCATATGGAAGCATGCACCCAATCTCGCTAGTAGAGACCTGCTGTGTGTTCCATGAACTTGGATTACAGGAGACTTGCTTTTTGACTTGAAGAAATAGACTTTcgaatctttatttatttccaaaCTTGTCGTTTCTTGGACACTTCAAAGCAGACTCGGAAACATGCAGCAACGACTTTTCACAAGATCTTTTGGGTCAAGAGcatctttttttcatggaatattcagctaaaattaatatataaaactcTCATATAATGTTTGCTAAGCAGTGgtcaaaataagaaatattgagTGTAATCTAGGTGTTTAGTTTAATTAgttaggttttgattttgatttttagagaTCATTAGTTTGAGTGTTACAAATCTCagggctactggaggcttatatgatcattaactcTAAGGTCTCGAGGGATTGATTGAGATGCGCGTAAACAGACTCGAATAcgaatgattataaaaaaaaaacaaaatattgagtgcaaaatttttttagtgtaacAACAGTTTATAATAAATGAGGTTTTCTCACCCTAACATGTTTTTCTCTAATtctaaatcattaaaatttttatttattgttaatgatttatttgtttatttatgtacatggttcttgatttattgaattaaatacccgcataactttttttatttacacttgggattttttatatatgaaaatacattgaaaaactcagcataaccaatttttttgttgggagaaaaaatatataaaccaaCTGCGGAGTGCGAgtcaaataattaatcaatttttatgtACTCAAATTTATTTCAATGGCAATATAATTGCAAGGCATTTTGAAGTTTTGAgattcaaaattatttacaaaattatataaTCCATACCCATCACTACTTTAAGactcttaaattaaattaatacagGGAACAAAGGAAAAGTTTTTATAACTAGAGGGACTAAAATGAATTTCTGCCACCTTTAACCTCTATGCTCCAGATCCATGAATAGTACCCAAAACAGGTTTTGAAGTTGTGGGTTTTGGTTTCAAGGTCccaaaattcttttcaaaacatATCCTCACCCTCACTATCTTCTTATGCCATGCACACAGAGCACAACATGTTATGGATGAAAAGAATTTGGTCATTTTAGACTTGGAAGGGAAAGTTTTAATACCCATCAAGTTTGCATACTTTATTAATCGACTcccaaaacttatttttcattcaattaagTCCTGAAAACTAAGTTTTCACAGGATCTATGTTTATGTacatataagaaagaaaaacttcCTTGTATGATACTAAAAATGGAATAGATTAATCTAATATAAGAATTAATGGCAATCAAGACTTCCTATGGCTCaacaattgaaattaattagtaaaaaaataaaataaaattgaggtttcaatttaaaaagcttATAACTGAAGGGCTGGTGTATGATTTAGTCCTATTTTCAGGAAAATGGATACTTTTATTTCTAATCAAATTTATATCATTCTCAATTTCCATATTtgcttccatttcttttttttttttcctaaaaaaacaatttatctttcaattattGAGATTAATTGTGTTacacatgacatgacatgacatgccatgatttttctaacaaaatgCACGCAACACTTGTTTAAATCATCTAGTAGGTGGCATAATGATAATAGTTTGGGATTAAGGAGTTTGCTCCTCCTATGGTTTCAGGTTTGAGacttgtggttgctaatatgatagccactggaggcgtacatggtcgttaatttcagggcccgtgggattagttgaggtatacccaaactgacccgaacacccatgttaataataataaaaaaaatttcccatATTGTttctcaacaaaacaaaatcacatttcaacttttctaaatctaaacctAAAACCCATTAAACCAATACTCCAGGCACAGTAAACAAACcccaaataaaaagatttgtttCTTGAGTTGCCATTACCTAAAACCCGCCTTGAGTTCTTCAGCCCTATACCAGGAAAACTTGGAAATTTATATGGAACGGTGGatttgttcttttgtttaaattttaaaattgtattgatTCGGGAAGTAAATTGTAGATTTTAAATGAATGGAGTCAAGATCATACAAGTGTGAAggcatttttttcaaaaaaaaatttaatttcaaacaacGACCAGCAtgacaaaaaagaagagaaaaagaaaaataaatcgaCATCATCCGACTAATTTGTTTTCCCAAGCTTCGTGGAAATTGTAGTGTAGGGCCATCCATTTCAGGGCAGAAGATGCAGCTCAAGAATAAATGCTCTCTTTGCTATACTGTCCTGTATTCTACTCTGATGAACTCTCAAATCCAAAtggctaatttgttttttatctacCCTCCTTTTGTGTTCTCCTTGTTAGCTACTGTCACTGTAACTACTGGTACTGCCACTGATGTTTATTGCTTGAAATCTATTAAAGTTTGCTTGGAAGACCCTTACAATCACTTCCCTTCATGGGACTTCA
This region includes:
- the LOC18106388 gene encoding probable inactive receptor kinase At1g27190 isoform X2, with product MGVYWGEGKKITISEMMMLMVKRKHKITDDDHAGSSPTGGLLEEGIKEISMLEKRVTRMSYADLNDATDNFSENNVIGQGMMGMLYKASLPNGYVVAVKKLHDSQFLEEQFISELKIHGSLRHIINVRTSTVGVLR
- the LOC18106388 gene encoding probably inactive leucine-rich repeat receptor-like protein kinase At5g48380 isoform X1 yields the protein MPNGNLYDWLHPMEEGQEKAMEWGVRVKVAVGLARGLAWLHQNCHTVKIIHLDISSKCILLDQNFQPKLSNFGEAMLMSSTCASSVNSEFWEMAFVKEDVHGFGVVLLEMITGVDPSNMTGSSNNVLNEWIGHLLSSSDFHGAIDKSLIGQGFDAEIVQLLKVACTCVDPIPDRRPIMLQVYEDIKAIRERCDLVDDSSMLTQPEICPATSEKSVEIEMAEFQ